One Plasmodium vinckei vinckei genome assembly, chromosome: PVVCY_09 genomic region harbors:
- a CDS encoding AP-1 complex subunit sigma, putative — translation MIHFVLLISRQGKTRLAKWYMPLSQKEKAKIIRETSQITLNRTPKLCNFVEWKEYKLVFKRYASLFFILCIDKGDNELITLEIIHHYVEVLDKYFGNVCELDLIFNFHKAYYLLDEILVSGELQESSKKIILRVVAAQDSLMEDNKRKLIKNSNFFNTFRKNKQEHTFSQV, via the exons ATGATACATTTTGTTTTGCTTATAAGCCGTCAAGGCAAAACGAGGCTTGCAAAATGGTATATGCCCTTATCTCAAAAAGAAAAGGCAAAAATAATCCGAGAAACATCGCAAATTACATTAAACAGAACCCCAAAGTTATGTAATTTTGTGGAATGGAAGGAATACAAGCTCGTATTCAAAAG ATATGCTAGTCTCTTTTTCATCCTTTGCATTGACAAGGGCGACAATGAGTTAATTACCCTCGAAATTATACATCACTATGTTGAAGTGTtagataaatattttggtAATGTTTGTGAATTagatttaatttttaatttccataaagcttattatttacttGATGAAATATTAGTATCGGGAGAATTACAAGAAAgcagtaaaaaaattatattacgTGTTGTAGCAGCACAAGATTCATTGATGgaagataataaaa GAaaactaataaaaaattcgaattttttcaacacgtttcgaaaaaacaaacaagAGCATACATTTAGTCAAGTATAA
- a CDS encoding heat shock protein 90, putative, giving the protein MSLSKLSRASLQLIKGSSILENHGRNKFGTSQLARCINTKCILNKSVWNGKKKNQYNLEVNRLFSTSENYEFKAETKKLLQIVAHSLYTDKEVFIRELISNSSDAIEKLRFTQTASIKDVDSNNKTEGDTIENKEPPFYIKVSTNDKDKLFIIEDNGIGMNKTEVIENLGTIAKSGSQHFINALKEKGELNKNSQATDIIGQFGVGFYSTFVVSDFVEVFTKSHEDGSIGYHWKSDGNGTFTLTEDNSIERGTKIVCHLKEACSDFSNINKVQTIVEKFSSFINFPVYILNKKQVPSEPKQASDTNETSEVNKTSEVEKSEEVEEILINSQKPLWCKDEVSEEEHKKFFNFLNKNKSYNDDNKSYLYKLLYKTDAPMSIKSVFYIPEEAPSRLFQQNYDIDVSLYCKKVLVKKCADNIIPKWLHFVKGVIDCEDMPLNISRESMQDSTLMSKLSRIVVTKILKTLEKEASIDEDKYLRFYKNFSYNLKEGILEDSTKNMYKNVMMNLLRFYSVNQKKYISLNEYVKNFKETQKNIYYFSANDINIALSSPYMESFKNKQVDVLLLFEEIDEFVLMNLQSYNNSKFVSIDSSQKEDLDEIILNNDNGNMTSDSNNENNNSSGGSNKIVFTQDQKVELEKYIKQVLGPKCSDVKFSERLCSSPAVVTGFLSPTLRKVMKATMKNSDMHENMLQNLPATLEINPTHTIITSIYHLKNTNNQVAKLLVEQLYDNACIAAGILEDPRSLLTKLNELLLLTARYAYHYEKKTDEPSNSTNKSDRSTINDGENGSDIDNTINSNEMGINPNAEQAEQVEQAEEHDDSTLKEAHKI; this is encoded by the coding sequence atgagtTTGTCAAAATTGTCAAGGGCATCTTTACAATTAATTAAAGGGTCATCTATTTTAGAAAATCATGGACGAAATAAATTTGGAACATCTCAATTGGCTAGatgtataaatacaaaatgtaTTCTTAATAAAAGTGTATGGAATGGGAAAAAGAAGaatcaatataatttagAAGTAAACCGATTATTTAGTACATCtgaaaattatgaatttaaagcagagacaaaaaaattattacaaataGTTGCTCATTCTTTATATACAGATAAAGAAGTTTTTATAAGAGAACTTATAAGTAATTCTTCTGATGCTATTGAAAAACTTCGATTTACACAAACTGCATCTATAAAAGATGTAgattcaaataataaaacagaAGGTGATACcatagaaaataaagaaccaccattttatattaaagtTTCTACAAATGATaaagataaattatttataattgaAGATAATGGAATAGGTATGAATAAAACAGAAGTTATAGAAAATTTAGGAACTATTGCTAAAAGTGGGTCTcaacattttattaacgctttaaaagaaaaaggagaattaaataaaaattcacaAGCAACTGATATTATTGGACAATTTGGTGTTGGATTTTATTCTACATTTGTTGTCTCAGATTTTGTAGAAGTGTTTACTAAATCACATGAAGATGGCTCGATAGGATATCATTGGAAATCTGATGGTAATGGTACATTCACTTTAACAGAAGATAATAGTATAGAGAGGGGGACAAAAATTGTTTGCCATCTTAAAGAGGCTTGCTCtgatttttcaaatataaataaggtTCAAACTATTGTAGAAAAGTTTTCTTCCTTCATTAACTTCCCCGTATACATCTTGAATAAGAAGCAGGTGCCCAGTGAGCCCAAGCAAGCTAGCGATACTAACGAGACTAGCGAAGTTAATAAAACTAGCGAAGTAGAAAAGAGTGAGGAGGTCGAGGAAATCCTGATAAATAGTCAGAAACCCCTTTGGTGTAAAGATGAAGTATCAGAAGAAGAACATAAGaagttttttaattttttaaataaaaataaaagttacaatgatgataataaaagttatttatataaactaTTATACAAAACAGATGCACCAATGTCAATAAAGagtgttttttatattcctGAAGAAGCACCTTCACGACTTTTTCAACAAAACTATGATATAGATGTATCAttatattgtaaaaaagtattagtaaaaaaatgtgctGATAATATTATTCCAAAATGGTTGCATTTTGTAAAGGGAGTAATAGATTGTGAGGATATGCCATTAAATATAAGTCGTGAGTCAATGCAAGACAGTACATTAATGAGTAAGTTATCACGTATTGTTGttacaaaaattttaaaaacattagAAAAGGAAGCTAGTATTGATGAAGATAAGTATTTAAGattctataaaaattttagttacaatttaaaagaaGGAATATTAGAAGAttcaacaaaaaatatgtataaaaatgttatgaTGAATCTGTTACGATTTTATTCtgtaaatcaaaaaaaatatatttctcttaatgaatatgtaaaaaattttaaagaaacacaaaaaaatatttattatttttctgctaatgatataaatatagctTTATCTTCACCATATATGgaatcatttaaaaataaacaagttgatgtattattattgtttgaAGAAATAGATGAGTTTGTTCTTATGAATTTACAATCTTATAACAATTCAAAGTTTGTTTCTATTGATTCATCTCAAAAGGAAGATCTtgatgaaataattttaaataacgATAATGGCAATATGACTAGTGATAGTaacaatgaaaataataacagtTCTGGTGgtagtaataaaatagtgTTTACTCAAGATCAAAAAGTTgaattagaaaaatatattaaacaaGTTTTAGGCCCTAAATGTTCGGATGTAAAATTTTCAGAACGTTTATGTTCTTCTCCTGCTGTTGTTACAGGTTTTCTTTCCCCAACATTACGTAAAGTTATGAAAGCGACTATGAAAAATTCAGATATGCATGAAAATATGTTACAAAATTTACCAGCCACATTAGAAATAAATCCTACACatactattattacttctatatatcatttaaaaaatacaaataatcaAGTTGCAAAATTATTAGTCGAGCAACTTTATGATAATGCATGTATAGCTGCTGGAATTTTAGAAGACCCTCGTTCCcttttaacaaaattaaatgaattaCTTTTATTGACAGCTAGATATGCATAtcattatgaaaaaaaaactgaTGAACCTTCAAATTCGACAAATAAATCAGACAGAAGTACCATTAATGATGGTGAAAATGGTAGCGATATAGataatacaataaattCTAATGAAATGGGAATTAATCCCAATGCCGAACAAGCTGAACAAGTTGAACAAGCTGAAGAACATGATGATAGTACACTAAAGGAGgcacataaaatataa
- a CDS encoding insulinase, putative: protein MVHDYVRINKIELEHGLCVEEYYSKRSGLRIILNKINSPKIYGYFTLLTEAENDEGLPHTLEHLIFLGSYKYPYKGLLDALAYKCLSEGTNAWTSIDHTCYTIETVGIEGFSNILPIYLDFILNPTLEDNMFLSEVHHFSEGGHNGVVYSEMKSIENDCDNIAERALLNNLYPNKKSGYRFETGGTLDGLRKTNNNRVKEYFKKFYKFNNFAAIIFGNFDNDQILNIIYEFETYHLNLHPEQARQNDDSLGSEKKISEKKNDIDMFLQDIQNINRPWNKKENVEKREKSHIVKKYYPCNNLNNGQISLAWRGCVWNDFKTKLALTLIGNYLTELTTSPISKKLLEDKENTFCSSLDFSVEDLKENYFVIDIYDVVHKFKEPKNDEKREINEVEEKKESNENNSKMEVVGEITRECIKEVFDNPLNMTRLKNIIVRSYLQHLKDLETIPQYLLIELIIKYFIYGKSVTDLENSLNLKNIYLTLLEEKEMYWKNLIEVYFLNNPYVEVRCYPSYKRAKEIERFEKELIKKEHEKYGVDKLNEMVKHINEIKEGVKKKPPQDALNIVDFSKAKNVIIDGITVFRNFESVEKNATKEDVKNVEVSKGELLIKIDEDMKKVIFPVQLSQIESNFVSLNLLINCNNIDDELKKYLPLFSYLIFETDVEINNKNIKCENFLEELIKYSISYDCNYSLGGNAKTFRSGCLGNLLGIQIVGLVENYEKLFDLLFLSIFKINLSLERLEVILKSEYQNLLQKKTQPKTLILNLEYVLRYVQNSNAGIVSIGQQELILQKIKDKNNLQDLLSKLNKLKNQLFKLTNFVLTIDANFFKINNIFSWYDRWFTNSDKINCHVKSPYIDIFDPEKNQESFAKSSSSKYLCSKAQEVTSSPNKSCTHQSDCDNTSTSGKSQKYISIGTCVHKNLFEYLNIVFEKENKDFKKNVANDKVYNAVVCGIKSTDVSYLNLTVKTDAGYKSNEYPCLLILREFFSMTEGPLYNTIRGGGYAYECALNYNPILGEITLRIYRSSDIVNALIEALKILEHYCEHEMKDDELHLAKNSAYYTIFSNQEVAADRASQTVYLSLKNLDLNFYQNLLVDIESVTSNQLLKVCKKYISKIVNFKIDQNNAISGSTLSIITSTEKVEQIKSSLKEQIKFGLINNLSISQLFHLLQTYDINSAVHFSSTTNNSIDNEFNENKTDEDYSTSEVTSQDSQESFSQGSQSCCSSSPSDFSFCSEDDSYPGQSDG, encoded by the coding sequence atgGTACATGATTATGtaagaataaataaaattgaattGGAACATGGGTTATGTGTTGAAGAATACTATTCAAAAAGGTCAGGATTAAGgataatattaaacaaaataaatagtccgaaaatatatggatattttacattattgACGGAAGcagaaaatgatgaaggATTACCTCATACTTTAGaacatttaatttttttaggaAGTTATAAATATCCATATAAAGGTTTATTGGATGCTTTAGCATATAAATGTTTATCCGAAGGAACAAATGCATGGACAAGTATTGATCATACATGTTATACAATTGAAACAGTAGGGATTGAAGGGTTTAGTAATATTTTGCCAATATATTtagattttattttaaatccAACACTAGAAgataatatgtttttatcaGAAGTTCATCATTTTTCAGAAGGAGGTCATAATGGTGTTGTATATTCTGAAATGAAATCTATTGAAAACGATTGTGACAATATTGCAGAAAGGgcattattaaataatttatatccaaataaaaaaagtgggTATAGATTTGAAACTGGTGGTACTTTAGATGGTTTGAGAAAAACTAATAATAATCGAGTcaaagaatattttaaaaagttttataaatttaataattttgcagctattatttttggaaattttgataatgatcaaattttaaatataatttatgaatttgaaacatatcatttaaatttacatCCTGAACAAGCAAGGCAAAATGATGACTCGTTAGGtagcgaaaaaaaaatatctgaaaaaaaaaatgatatagatATGTTTCTTCAagatattcaaaatataaatagaccatggaataaaaaagaaaatgtagaaaaaCGAGAAAAATCCcatattgtaaaaaaatattatccatgcaataatttaaataatgggCAAATAAGTTTAGCATGGAGAGGGTGTGTATGGAATGATTTTAAAACTAAGCTAGCTCTTACATTGATTGGTAATTATTTAACAGAATTAACTACTTCCCCTATTAGTAAAAAGTTATTAGAGGATAAAGAAAACACCTTTTGTAGTAGTCTCGATTTTTCAGTTGaagatttaaaagaaaattattttgtaatagATATTTATGATGTTGTCCATAAGTTTAAAGAACCTAAGAATGATGAAAAACGAGAAATTAATGAagtagaagaaaaaaaagagagtaatgaaaataattctaaAATGGAAGTAGTAGGAGAAATAACAAGAGAATGTATTAAAGAAGTATTTGATAATCCATTAAATATGACAagattgaaaaatataatagttCGATCATATTTACAACATTTAAAAGATTTAGAAACTATTCcacaatatttattaatagaattaattataaaatattttatttatggaAAAAGTGTAACTGATTTAGAGAACTCattaaatttgaaaaatatatatttaacatTATTAGAAGAAAAGGAAATGTATTGGAAAAATTTGATTgaagtttattttttgaataatcCATATGTAGAAGTAAGATGCTATCCTAGTTACAAAAGAGCAAAAGAAATCGAGCGTTttgaaaaagaattaataaaaaaagaacatgaaaaatatggagttgataaattaaatgaaatgGTAAAGcatattaatgaaataaaagaaggagtaaaaaaaaaaccacCTCAAGATGCTTTAAATATTGTTGATTTTTCAAAagcaaaaaatgtaataattgATGGAATCACTGTTTTTAGAAATTTTGAATCAGTTGAAAAGAACGCAACAAAAGAAgatgtaaaaaatgttgaagTTTCAAAAGGTGaactattaataaaaattgatgAAGACATGAAAAAGGTTATATTTCCTGTACAGTTAAGTCAAATTGAATCCAATTTTGTTTCTCTAAATTTGTTAATcaattgtaataatattgatgatgaattaaaaaaatatttacctTTGTTTAgctatttaatttttgaaaCAGATGTCgaaataaacaataaaaatataaaatgtgaaaACTTTTTAGAGGaactaataaaatatagtatTAGCTATGATTGTAATTATAGTTTAGGGGGAAATGCCAAAACATTTCGATCTGGATGTTTAGGAAATTTATTAGGTATTCAAATTGTTGGATTAGtagaaaattatgaaaaattatttgatctactatttttatctatatttaaaataaacttATCATTGGAAAGATTAGAAGTTATACTCAAATCAGAGtatcaaaatttattacaaaaaaaaacacaacCTAAaactttaatattaaatttagaaTATGTTTTAAGATATGTCCAAAATAGTAATGCTGGTATTGTTTCTATAGGACAACAGGAATtgattttacaaaaaataaaagacaaaaataatttacaaGATCTATTATCAAAATTGAATAAGCTGAAAAATCAATTATTTAAACTAACGAATTTTGTATTAACTATAGatgcaaatttttttaaaattaataatattttttcatggTATGACAGATGGTTTACTAATTCAGACAAAATTAATTGTCATGTAAAATCACCATATATCGACATTTTTGATCCTGAAAAAAATCAAGAGAGTTTTGCAAAAAGTTCAAGTTCTAAATATTTGTGTAGCAAAGCTCAGGAAGTTACCTCGTCTCCAAATAAAAGTTGTACTCATCAATCAGATTGTGACAACACTAGCACATCTGGAAAAAGCCAAAAATACATTTCTATCGGTACATgtgttcataaaaatttgtttgaatatttaaatatagtatttgagaaagaaaataaagattTTAAAAAGAATGTAGCAAATGATAAAGTATACAATGCAGTAGTATGTGGGATAAAAAGTACAGATGTGTCATACTTAAATTTAACAGTAAAAACAGATGCAGGATATAAATCAAATGAATATCCATGCTTACTAATTTTGAgagaatttttttcaatgaCAGAAGGTccattatataatacaattCGAGGAGGTGGATATGCATATGAATGTgctttaaattataatccTATATTAGGTGAAATAACTTTACGTATTTATAGATCTAGTGATATTGTAAATGCTTTGATAGAGgctttaaaaattttagaaCATTATTGTGAGCATGAAATGAAAGATGATGAATTACATCTAGCTAAAAATAGTGCTTACTATACAATATTTAGTAATCAAGAAGTTGCAGCAGATAGAGCTTCACAAACTGTTTATttaagtttaaaaaatttagatttaaatttttatcagAATCTGTTGGTAGATATTGAATCTGTTACATCTAACCAACTTTTAAAagtttgtaaaaaatatattagtaAAATTGTGAACTTTAAAATAGATCAAAATAATGCAATTTCTGGATCAACATTATCAATTATTACATCAACAGAAAAAGTAGAACAAATCAAATCAAGTTTAAAAGAGCAAATTAAATTTGGccttattaataatttatcaatATCACAGCTTTTCCATTTATTACAAActtatgatataaattcCGCTGTTCATTTTTCATCAACTACAAATAATTCTATAGACAATgaatttaatgaaaacaaaacaGATGAGGATTATTCAACTTCAGAAGTTACATCTCAAGATAGTCAAGAAAGTTTTTCACAAGGAAGTCAATCATGTTGTTCTTCCTCCCCATCAGACTTTTCATTCTGTTCTGAAGATGATTCTTATCCTGGACAATCCGATGGATAA
- a CDS encoding haloacid dehalogenase-like hydrolase, putative, with translation MDNNNIPCYHISDKGKNKDFKNIKLITFDLDDTLWNINALLDYADKECNEYMKKNYKKSYDYFLKTYELSMTKILVELLEKKIYMDNTSIQILAQIRNDALKHIASQSNCNEEEFTNAIQKVWKKKKNDVHLFISSGTLEYLRELKKRGYILGAITNGDSDVNEIKFLNEIFSFVIRSMDYNCEKPKADIFNIARNILKKKQNINIRPEEWLHVGDDIYTDVMGSKNARINCAWITMYRGGNEVNTNEWYSYLKLKLSNNKNSTLAQYDPYADSIFSKFRKKNVQLPYEYVDIEIRHCRDLDAILA, from the coding sequence ATGGATAATAACAACATCCCATGCTATCACATAAGTgataaaggaaaaaataaagactttaaaaatataaagttaATAACTTTTGATCTTGATGATACCTTATGGAATATAAATGCATTACTTGATTATGCAGATAAAGAATGTaatgaatatatgaaaaaaaattataaaaaatcatatgattattttttaaagacaTATGAATTATCaatgacaaaaatattagtagaattattagaaaaaaaaatatatatggataaTACAAGTATTCAAATATTAGCACAAATTCGAAATGATGCTTTAAAACATATAGCTAGCCAATCAAATTGTAATGAAGAAGAATTTACAAATGCAATACAAAAAGTatggaagaaaaaaaaaaatgatgtacatttatttattagttCAGGAACATTAGAATATTTAagagaattaaaaaaaagaggatATATATTAGGAGCCATAACTAATGGTGATTCAGATgtaaatgaaattaaatttttaaatgaaattttttcatttgttaTAAGATCTATGGATTATAATTGTGAAAAACCTAAAGcagatatatttaatattgcacgtaatatattaaaaaaaaaacaaaatataaatataagacCTGAAGAATGGTTACATGTAGGGgatgatatatatacagaTGTAATGGGATCAAAAAATGCTCGTATTAATTGTGCATGGATAACTATGTATAGAGGTGGTAATGAAGTTAATACAAATGAATGGTATTCATATCTAAAATTAAAActtagtaataataaaaattcaacACTTGCTCAATATGATCCTTATGCAGattctatattttcaaaatttcgaaaaaaaaatgtacaaCTACCATACGAATATGTAGATATAGAAATACGCCATTGTCGAGACCTTGATGCAATACTAGCATAG
- a CDS encoding nucleolar protein 56, putative: MKSLYILFECSAGYFLLKVEEWEQIGNNENLEKKILDSDIFHQIVQFCSFIPFETAETALDNLLNINEGKATSFLLNFLEQNLPSNKSQYELGVADLNLGKFLSNIGFNIVHNNNILELFRACRLFYLKKIKSYINNADIDIKNFNIGLGHSYSRSKLKLDPRKQDKSIINSIGTIESLDKNINVFSMRVIEWYSWHFPELRKIVTDVCMYCKLVILIQIKENFDFENNKEQINEITQNEEMTESIEKVANLSIGQELTEEDLNNIVNFANEVIRLSNTRNVLWNYLDKKLDIVSPNLKELLGNTLSARLISHAGSLVNLAKCPSSSIQIFGSEKALFNSLKGNKKTPKFGILYNSSYISKTPTALKGRMSRYLSCKSAMAARIDSFADEPTNSYGIAFKKQLEHKILHMIKGVKLSKNIDYINEAEKIYKKQNGDVNIDDVDEEERKRLKKARKEEKKRRKLEKKMRKEKERAEMENGENQNEEDQDDRD, encoded by the coding sequence ATGAAaagtttgtatattttgtttgaaTGTTCAGCTGGGTATTTCTTACTTAAAGTAGAGGAATGGGAACAAATAggaaataatgaaaaccttgaaaaaaaaatattggaTAGTGATATATTTCATCAGATTGTTCAATTTTGCTCATTCATACCTTTTGAAACAGCCGAAACAGCATTAGATAATTTacttaatattaatgaaggAAAAGCaacatcatttttattaaattttttagaaCAGAATTTACCAAGTAATAAAAGTCAATATGAATTAGGAGTAGCTGATCTTAATTTAggaaaatttttatcaaacaTTGGTTTTAATATtgtacataataataatatattagaaTTATTTAGAGCTTGtagattattttatttaaaaaaaataaaaagttatattaataatgctGATAtagatattaaaaattttaacatAGGTTTAGGTCATAGTTACTCAAGATCTAAACTTAAATTAGATCCAAGAAAGCAAGATAAATCAATTATTAACAGTATAGGAACTATTGAATCGctagataaaaatataaatgtttttaGTATGAGAGTTATTGAATGGTATAGTTGGCATTTTCCTGAGTTAAGAAAAATTGTAACAGATGTTTGTATGTATTGTAAATTAGttatattaatacaaataaaagaaaattttgattttgaaaataataaagaacaaattaatgaaataacacaaaatgaagaaatgaCAGAAAGTATAGAAAAGGTAGCCAACTTATCAATAGGTCAAGAATTAACAGAAGaagatttaaataatattgtaaATTTTGCAAATGAAGTTATTAGGTTATCAAATACTAGAAATGTATTATGGAATTATTTAGATAAAAAACTTGATATTGTTTCACCAAATCTTAAAGAATTATTAGGTAATACATTAAGTGCTAGATTAATTAGTCATGCTGGGTCATTAGTAAATCTAGCTAAATGCCCATCAAGTAGTATTCAAATTTTTGGCTCAGAAAAagcattatttaattcattaaagggaaataaaaaaacaccAAAGTTTggaattttatataattcttcTTATATATCTAAAACACCTACAGCATTAAAAGGTCGAATGTCTCGATACTTATCATGTAAAAGTGCTATGGCTGCAAGAATTGATTCTTTTGCAGATGAGCCTACTAATTCTTATGGTATtgcatttaaaaaacaattagaacataaaatattacatatgATCAAGGGAGTCAAACTTtcgaaaaatatagattatattaatgaggctgaaaaaatttataaaaaacaaaatggtGATGTCAATATTGACGATGTTGATGAGGAAGAAAGGAAAAGGTTGAAGAAGGCCAGGAaagaggaaaaaaaaagaagaaagctagaaaaaaaaatgagaaaGGAAAAAGAAAGAGCTGAAATGGAAAATGGGGAGAACCAAAATGAGGAAGACCAAGACGATAGGGATTGA
- a CDS encoding histone acetyltransferase, putative — translation MGGSKHESLHVNKTSGINKGAKSASHTTKGKGISNNTNTSGKTKNTKGSNTKHRNTGKSIASSSKFNDTYALLFPNALPVKQVLWGLYPLNKVWRQCSIVYARPKNKILNDTNLIFPLNVNKNDILNKISNENTTNNVMKESDYDYYVHWEKFDRRLDCWISHENLRSLDNEPNDEYPVIRNTDDNCDSDHEHAGIDKEYLREHEENTKLKTINQIRFGKYLIDTWYFSPYPKEYQNIDILYICEFCLSFFKENVELIRHTEICEIRHPPGNEIYRNDKISIFEIDGNYFRIYCENLCFLSKLFLDHKTLKHRVNLFLFYVITEFDEYGYHITGYFSKEKYSKNNVSCILTLPQHQKKGYGKFLINFSYFLSQTEKRTGTPERPLSDLGAASYMAYWYETLLKVLINYEQLSIQELSEITSIETYDIVACLEEKEIIKSVANGENVYYINPKHMKFILEKLKDKNSDLCRNKLHWVSYDYYLALYE, via the coding sequence ATGGGTGGGAGCAAACATGAAAGTTTACATGTTAATAAAACTAGTGGGATAAACAAAGGAGCCAAATCTGCAAGTCATACCACTAAAGGAAAAGGTATATCTAATAACACAAATACAAGCGGCAAGACTAAAAACACAAAAGGAAGTAATACTAAACATAGGAATACAGGGAAATCGATAGCATCATCATCAAAGTTTAATGATACATatgctttattatttccaaaTGCTTTACCAGTGAAACAAGTATTATGGGGACTTTATCCCTTAAATAAAGTATGGCGACAATGCTCGATCGTTTATGCAAGacctaaaaataaaattttgaatgatacaaatttaatttttccattaaatgtaaataaaaatgatatattaaataaaataagtaatGAAAATACAACCAACAATGTAATGAAAGAAAGTGATTATGATTATTATGTACATTGGGAAAAGTTTGATAGAAGATTAGATTGTTGGATTTCTCATGAAAATTTACGATCATTAGATAATGAACCTAATGATGAATATCCAGTAATAAGAAATACAGATGATAATTGTGATTCTGATCATGAACATGCTGGTATAgataaagaatatttaagagagcatgaagaaaatacaaAACTTAAAActataaatcaaataagatttggaaaatatttaattgatACATGGTATTTTTCTCCTTATCCAAAAgaatatcaaaatattgatattttatatatatgtgaattttgcttatcattttttaaagaaaatgttGAATTAATTAGACATACAGAAATATGTGAAATACGACATCCTCCTGGAAATGAAATTTATCggaatgataaaatatctATTTTTGAAATTGATGGGAATTATTTTCGAATTTATTGTgaaaatttatgttttttatctAAACTTTTCCTTGATCATAAAACATTAAAACATAGagttaatttatttctctTTTATGTTATTACTGAGTTTGATGAATATGGATATCACATAACTGGctatttttcaaaagaaaaatattcaaaaaataatgtatctTGTATATTAACATTACCGCAAcatcaaaaaaaaggatatggaaaatttcttattaattttagctattttttatcacaaACTGAAAAAAGAACAGGGACACCAGAAAGACCTCTTTCAGATTTAGGCGCAGCATCCTATATGGCTTATTGGTATGAAACTTTATTAAaagttttaataaattatgaacaaCTATCTATTCAAGAATTGTCTGAAATTACAAGTATCGAAACTTATGATATTGTTGCATGCttagaagaaaaagaaattattaaaagtgTAGCAAATGGTgaaaatgtttattatataaatccaAAACATATGAAATTTATTCtcgaaaaattaaaagataaaaattctGACTTGTGCAGAAATAAATTGCATTGGGTATCCTATGATTACTATTTGGCTTTATATGAGTAA